From a single Lewinella sp. LCG006 genomic region:
- a CDS encoding OmpA family protein, with protein sequence MIKHLSFLSLLVFLLAACSYTMKIQDGEMAVDRKQYAVAVTMLKKEYSKADTRVEKGKIAYLLGTAYDGLNQGADAISWYKTAYDNQYGMDALRNYAQALKQAGEYREAAQVYKELGLEIGSPYEYRKEIRACETAAEWSEEQRNEFEVEALPSNSSASDYAPVLYGQEELIITSDRAAATGDESYNWTGEAFSDFFVVNLASNTVEPLQLGLNTEDNEGTLSFNKDQSQVFFTRCNAPKGEDAFCKIMVSNKITDGAYGPATPLPFQEAGVNYMHPAMGPDGKTLYFSSNHPDGWGGFDIYSTVFENGQWSEPKILSRSVNTEADEQFPTFDQDTMYFASSGHTGMGGLDVFRTYPLASGNWAPPINLKTPINSGGDDFGFVIDRRTKTNQGDVVATGYFTSRRGEMGGDDIYRFTQKVLPPEPEPDTSVPIVYKNTLDVYVVEKIYQDPSNPNSSVLGKKPLPGASLKIQLGREERTVEVNEEGKISLNIQDNSLYAFFASKAGYLNNDGKFSSIGLPEDPRNPEQLYEVEIVLEKIFLNREIVLENIYYDFDESFIREDAKPTLDALADILEKNPAIRIQLGSHTDCRGGDQYNESLSQRRAQAAVDYLINQKSIDASRLAALGYGESQPANDCLCSRCSEDDHQENRRTTFKILE encoded by the coding sequence ATGATCAAGCACCTCTCTTTCCTCAGCCTTCTGGTATTTTTATTAGCCGCATGTTCGTACACCATGAAAATCCAGGATGGTGAAATGGCGGTCGACCGCAAACAATACGCCGTGGCTGTAACAATGCTAAAAAAAGAATACAGCAAGGCAGATACCCGGGTAGAGAAAGGCAAAATTGCCTACTTGCTGGGCACCGCTTATGATGGTCTTAATCAAGGCGCTGATGCCATCAGTTGGTACAAAACGGCTTATGACAATCAGTACGGGATGGACGCTTTGCGCAATTACGCCCAAGCCTTAAAGCAAGCTGGTGAATATCGGGAAGCTGCACAGGTCTACAAAGAACTGGGCTTGGAGATTGGCAGCCCTTATGAATACCGCAAAGAGATTAGAGCTTGTGAAACCGCCGCCGAATGGAGTGAAGAACAACGGAACGAATTTGAAGTAGAGGCACTGCCCTCCAATTCATCCGCCTCTGACTACGCGCCTGTCCTTTACGGACAAGAAGAATTGATTATCACCTCAGACCGGGCTGCTGCTACGGGTGATGAAAGCTACAACTGGACGGGAGAAGCCTTTAGCGATTTTTTTGTGGTCAACCTGGCCAGCAATACCGTTGAGCCCTTGCAATTGGGGCTGAATACGGAAGACAATGAGGGAACGCTGAGTTTCAACAAGGACCAAAGTCAAGTATTTTTCACGCGTTGTAATGCTCCTAAAGGCGAAGATGCTTTCTGTAAGATCATGGTGAGTAACAAAATCACCGATGGCGCTTACGGACCAGCTACACCTCTCCCCTTCCAGGAAGCAGGCGTCAATTATATGCACCCCGCCATGGGGCCTGATGGAAAAACCTTGTATTTCAGCTCCAACCACCCTGATGGCTGGGGCGGTTTCGATATCTATTCAACTGTATTTGAAAACGGCCAATGGAGTGAACCTAAAATCCTCAGTCGCTCTGTAAACACCGAAGCCGACGAGCAGTTTCCTACGTTTGATCAGGACACGATGTATTTTGCCTCTTCCGGACATACCGGCATGGGCGGCTTGGATGTTTTCAGAACCTACCCCCTGGCATCCGGCAATTGGGCACCTCCGATCAATCTGAAGACGCCCATTAACTCCGGAGGGGATGATTTTGGTTTTGTGATTGATCGCCGTACGAAAACCAACCAGGGAGATGTTGTCGCTACGGGCTATTTCACCTCCCGACGAGGAGAGATGGGCGGCGATGATATTTACAGGTTTACCCAAAAAGTACTGCCGCCGGAACCGGAGCCAGATACGAGTGTGCCGATTGTCTACAAAAACACCTTGGATGTTTACGTAGTAGAAAAAATCTACCAAGACCCCAGCAACCCTAATAGTAGTGTGCTAGGTAAAAAACCACTCCCTGGTGCTAGCTTGAAAATTCAGCTTGGGCGGGAAGAACGGACGGTAGAAGTAAATGAAGAAGGCAAAATCAGCCTCAACATTCAAGACAATTCCCTCTACGCTTTCTTTGCCAGCAAAGCCGGTTACCTCAACAACGACGGTAAATTCAGTAGCATCGGCTTACCGGAAGATCCCCGCAACCCCGAGCAATTGTACGAAGTAGAGATCGTACTGGAAAAAATCTTCCTCAATCGGGAGATTGTCCTGGAGAATATCTACTACGATTTTGACGAGTCCTTCATCCGCGAAGATGCCAAACCTACCCTCGATGCCCTCGCAGATATCTTGGAGAAAAACCCGGCAATACGTATCCAATTAGGTAGCCATACCGACTGCCGTGGTGGTGACCAGTACAACGAATCCTTGAGCCAGCGCCGGGCACAAGCTGCTGTTGACTACCTGATCAATCAAAAAAGCATTGACGCGAGCCGATTGGCGGCCTTAGGTTATGGCGAAAGCCAGCCGGCCAATGACTGCCTGTGTAGCCGCTGTAGCGAGGACGATCACCAGGAGAATCGGCGGACGACTTTTAAGATATTGGAGTAA
- a CDS encoding heavy-metal-associated domain-containing protein, translating into MTHTYQITGMTCSSCEQKIKSVFLQLEEIIEVSVSKENGQAEIMMSKHIPLSILKSQLGLAGDKYQIGVIGHNETVEGAKSWFSTYKPVILIFAFIFLVTGLIEAVSGGVDITRWMRHYMAGFFLTFSFFKMLNLKGFKDNYQMYDVIARRFPSWGYIYAFMELLLGMAFLVNFNPLVTNTVMVIIMSLSIIGVLQTVLNKQAIQCACLGDVFKLPMSTVTIIEDGLMILMGLIMLIMAVF; encoded by the coding sequence ATGACACATACTTATCAAATAACAGGAATGACTTGCAGTAGCTGTGAACAGAAAATCAAGTCAGTATTTCTTCAGTTAGAAGAAATAATTGAAGTATCGGTATCTAAGGAAAATGGACAGGCTGAAATAATGATGTCAAAGCATATTCCATTGTCCATACTAAAATCGCAGCTTGGATTAGCTGGAGATAAATATCAAATTGGTGTAATTGGTCATAATGAAACCGTTGAAGGGGCAAAGTCATGGTTTTCAACTTATAAGCCCGTTATATTGATATTTGCTTTTATTTTTCTGGTTACAGGTTTAATAGAAGCAGTATCAGGAGGAGTTGATATTACCAGATGGATGAGACATTATATGGCAGGCTTCTTTTTGACATTTTCCTTTTTTAAAATGCTTAACTTAAAGGGCTTTAAAGATAATTATCAAATGTATGATGTGATAGCAAGAAGATTTCCATCTTGGGGTTATATCTATGCTTTTATGGAGTTGCTATTGGGTATGGCCTTCCTTGTTAATTTCAATCCATTGGTCACAAATACGGTAATGGTAATTATAATGTCACTGAGTATAATAGGAGTTTTGCAAACAGTCTTGAATAAGCAAGCTATACAATGCGCATGCTTAGGAGATGTATTTAAACTCCCAATGAGTACGGTTACCATAATCGAGGACGGATTAATGATCCTCATGGGGCTAATAATGTTGATAATGGCGGTTTTTTAG
- a CDS encoding alpha/beta fold hydrolase produces MKKIFKVLAFSVMVFILCVIVYIYVSTPRLPENTDQVLEEVLKSELPDLVRGETGFVVNDSLRIWYESISPADTAKDTILLFMGISNDALGWPQAFLEKFVRSGYQVIRFDYRGTGLSDWVDDWEERPYSLLDLATDSKIILDSLGINKVNLLGISLGGMVAQEFAINFPDRTRSLTSMMSSGNILDEELPPISSEVVFDLVKCSMKYGMIPTDKNNIKLHLASRIILRGDAKYDIDVVGTAQQVLYNIRERKGYNSNASSQHHEATYRSGSRYSKLKDLDVPVLIIHGLNDPFIPIEHSMKLAKVIPGSKSKWLENMGHDIPLVLIDSIYEEMNVLMNSNEDY; encoded by the coding sequence ATGAAGAAGATTTTTAAAGTTTTGGCATTTTCAGTAATGGTATTTATTCTGTGCGTAATCGTGTATATCTATGTGTCAACACCAAGATTACCAGAAAATACGGACCAAGTACTAGAAGAGGTTTTAAAATCGGAATTACCAGACTTAGTACGTGGAGAAACTGGTTTTGTAGTAAATGATAGTTTGAGAATTTGGTATGAATCTATTTCTCCTGCTGATACAGCAAAAGATACAATTCTGTTATTTATGGGAATTTCTAATGATGCATTGGGTTGGCCCCAAGCATTTTTAGAAAAATTCGTGAGATCCGGATATCAAGTTATACGTTTTGACTACCGAGGTACAGGTTTATCTGACTGGGTAGACGACTGGGAAGAAAGGCCTTATTCACTATTAGACTTAGCGACTGATTCAAAGATAATTCTTGATTCTTTGGGAATAAATAAAGTTAATTTGCTCGGCATATCATTAGGAGGCATGGTAGCGCAAGAATTTGCGATCAATTTTCCAGATAGGACAAGAAGCCTAACCTCTATGATGTCATCAGGAAATATTCTGGATGAAGAACTGCCTCCCATTTCTTCTGAAGTCGTATTCGATTTGGTAAAATGTAGTATGAAGTATGGGATGATTCCAACTGATAAAAACAATATTAAACTGCATTTAGCTTCAAGAATAATCCTTAGAGGAGACGCGAAATATGATATAGATGTAGTTGGAACTGCCCAACAAGTACTGTACAATATAAGGGAAAGAAAAGGATATAATTCGAATGCATCAAGTCAGCACCACGAGGCCACATATCGATCAGGCTCAAGATATAGTAAACTGAAGGATTTAGATGTTCCAGTCTTGATCATCCATGGTCTTAATGATCCATTTATACCTATTGAGCACAGTATGAAACTAGCGAAAGTAATACCAGGCTCAAAGTCAAAATGGTTGGAGAATATGGGGCATGATATTCCACTAGTATTGATAGATAGTATATATGAAGAAATGAATGTACTGATGAATTCAAATGAGGATTATTAA
- a CDS encoding helix-turn-helix domain-containing protein: protein MKVYVKNMVCGRCKTVVRNELEKLGIEIIEVNLGEIIVAGNISNALMNSLDKRLKAHGFEILRDKEGEIIEQVKKIIIKLVYEDGGEKNKKLSEVITLKIRRDYSAISKLFSEIEGITIEKYLINVRIERVKELLMYDELSLSEIAFRLNYSSVAYLSNQFKKVTGLSPSFFKKLKENKRKSIDEV, encoded by the coding sequence ATGAAAGTATATGTCAAAAATATGGTATGCGGGAGATGCAAAACAGTAGTGAGGAATGAGTTGGAAAAACTTGGGATAGAAATAATTGAAGTAAATCTAGGAGAAATAATAGTTGCAGGAAACATTAGTAATGCCCTAATGAATAGCTTGGATAAAAGGTTAAAGGCACATGGCTTTGAAATCTTAAGGGACAAAGAAGGAGAAATAATAGAGCAGGTTAAGAAAATAATAATCAAGCTGGTTTACGAAGATGGAGGTGAAAAAAACAAGAAATTATCAGAAGTAATTACACTTAAGATACGGAGAGATTACTCTGCAATTAGTAAGTTGTTTTCTGAAATAGAAGGGATTACGATTGAAAAGTATTTAATAAACGTAAGGATAGAGCGGGTCAAAGAACTATTAATGTATGATGAGCTCTCATTGAGTGAGATAGCATTTAGGTTAAATTACTCTAGTGTAGCATACCTGAGTAATCAATTCAAAAAGGTTACAGGGCTGAGTCCGTCTTTCTTCAAGAAACTGAAAGAAAATAAGAGAAAGTCAATTGATGAAGTCTAA
- the secDF gene encoding protein translocase subunit SecDF has product MQGKGIVKFFLVVMILVTLIQYLFILPTNRVEKDAERYALSISSSIEDEAEQNQAHTDAVRAYLDSMSSQTVFKIPLLKSYTYQELKSQQLAYGLDLKGGMSVVLQIDLRELIRTLAQNSKDQKFRTALENASKAQLNAQSDFVALFADAWQEVRGEDRLAPIFQRNESLRDEINYETTDAEVIRILRTKADETVELTFNLLKQRIDKLGVVQPNVNLDQERDLIIVELPGIDNPQRAREFLSAAANLEFFETYRVSDPAIGNALTQANEKLRVIRGGETAQTIERIDTLYVTDSLGNVSTEIEKIDTVYAQNSLNGPLFDLMSPGQGAVIGVVRRNNLAELKRVLEMEDIVNLFPSDLRFRFSQKPFESTLTDEVSDRPLEMFEVYAIKMPRDGVAPLSGDHVVDASAQPDPQSNQIAVSLNMDKTGAKIWGNMTTKAANDGNREIAILLDNEVVSAPRVNEPITGGSSSISGSFSLQEATDLSNILEIGKLPASTEIIQESVVGPTLGAENIRSSLTALAIGFLIVIAFMIFYYGGGGVISVIALLLNLIFIFGALASYGTVLTLPGFAGIILTIGMAVDANVIIYERIREELRDGKSTLVAVTDGFKNSYSAIIDANVTTILTAIVLAYFGLGPIKGFAVVLIIGVLSSLFTAVLVGRLMLDSYLKRKKTISFSTSVSKNAFANMQVDWMSKRRIAYMISGTLIAISLVSFVTRGFELGVDFKGGYNYNIAFDEGVDVNIEGLRDNLATAFGGKTPIVKEVAGVNTFNVVTDYLIDAQFDPEAYANDEERNANKPETLVMKALHQGVVSTIGKDISFDQFSNAGGVGTHITSFSKVGPTIADDITRSAIYAAIFALLLIFLYIFIRFSKWQYSLGAVAALFHDTLITLGIFSLGHGLLGFSMEIDQPFIAAILTVIGYSINDTVVVFDRIREYLNTYTSGDKTSVINAAVNSTVSRTIITSLTTLFGVLVLFLFGGASIKGFAFAILVGVIVGTYSSIFVATPMVHDLSNDLFVKKADDGRRSFSRAGKEA; this is encoded by the coding sequence ATGCAAGGTAAAGGAATTGTAAAATTCTTTCTTGTGGTGATGATTCTGGTCACTTTGATCCAGTACCTGTTTATTCTCCCGACCAATCGGGTAGAAAAGGACGCTGAGCGCTATGCGCTGAGTATTTCGTCATCCATTGAAGACGAAGCGGAACAGAACCAAGCCCATACGGATGCGGTTCGCGCTTACCTAGACTCTATGTCTAGCCAAACGGTATTTAAAATACCCTTACTCAAGTCTTACACGTATCAAGAACTCAAAAGCCAGCAATTGGCTTACGGTCTTGACTTGAAAGGCGGTATGAGTGTTGTATTACAGATTGACCTGAGAGAACTCATCAGGACGCTGGCCCAGAATTCCAAAGACCAAAAATTTCGAACTGCATTAGAAAATGCCTCCAAAGCTCAGTTGAATGCACAGTCTGATTTCGTTGCTCTTTTTGCCGATGCCTGGCAGGAAGTACGTGGTGAAGATCGCCTGGCACCTATCTTCCAGCGTAACGAATCGCTGCGTGATGAGATCAACTACGAAACGACTGATGCCGAAGTCATCCGCATCCTGCGTACCAAAGCTGATGAAACGGTAGAACTGACGTTCAACCTGCTCAAGCAGCGTATCGACAAGTTGGGGGTTGTACAGCCTAACGTGAACCTGGACCAGGAGCGTGATTTGATCATTGTAGAACTTCCAGGTATTGACAACCCACAGCGGGCGCGTGAATTCCTGTCTGCAGCGGCTAACCTGGAGTTTTTCGAAACCTACCGCGTAAGCGACCCAGCTATTGGCAATGCCTTGACGCAAGCCAACGAAAAGCTACGAGTGATTCGTGGTGGTGAAACAGCGCAAACCATTGAGCGTATTGATACGCTTTACGTTACCGACTCTCTGGGCAATGTTTCTACGGAAATTGAGAAGATTGATACGGTATACGCACAGAATAGCCTCAATGGCCCCTTGTTTGACTTGATGTCGCCAGGACAAGGTGCAGTGATTGGTGTTGTTCGTCGTAACAACCTAGCAGAATTGAAGCGCGTATTGGAGATGGAAGACATCGTGAATCTCTTCCCATCTGATCTTCGCTTCCGTTTCTCACAGAAGCCTTTTGAAAGTACCTTGACGGACGAGGTGAGTGATCGCCCGTTGGAAATGTTTGAGGTATATGCTATTAAGATGCCACGTGACGGTGTAGCGCCATTGAGTGGCGACCACGTTGTAGATGCAAGTGCACAGCCAGACCCACAAAGCAACCAGATTGCCGTTTCTTTGAATATGGACAAGACGGGTGCCAAGATTTGGGGCAATATGACCACCAAAGCCGCTAATGATGGCAACCGCGAAATTGCGATCCTCCTCGACAATGAGGTGGTATCTGCTCCTCGCGTGAATGAGCCGATTACGGGTGGTTCCAGCTCTATTTCTGGAAGTTTCTCTTTGCAGGAGGCTACTGACCTTTCCAATATCCTGGAAATTGGTAAGCTACCTGCAAGTACCGAGATCATTCAGGAATCGGTTGTAGGTCCTACCCTGGGTGCCGAAAACATCAGAAGCTCCCTTACGGCATTGGCGATCGGTTTCTTGATCGTGATTGCCTTCATGATTTTCTACTACGGTGGTGGTGGTGTTATTTCGGTAATTGCCTTGCTGCTCAACTTGATCTTCATCTTTGGTGCTTTGGCTAGCTACGGTACGGTACTTACCCTCCCTGGCTTTGCGGGTATCATCCTGACGATCGGTATGGCCGTGGATGCTAACGTAATCATTTACGAAAGGATACGGGAAGAATTACGAGACGGTAAATCTACCTTGGTGGCCGTTACTGATGGTTTCAAGAATTCTTATTCTGCGATCATTGACGCCAACGTGACCACGATTCTTACCGCCATCGTACTGGCTTACTTCGGTCTTGGTCCGATCAAAGGATTTGCCGTAGTATTGATCATCGGTGTACTTTCTTCTTTGTTTACTGCCGTATTGGTAGGCCGCTTGATGCTTGACAGCTACTTGAAGCGCAAGAAGACCATCAGCTTCAGCACGAGTGTTTCTAAGAATGCTTTTGCGAACATGCAGGTTGACTGGATGAGCAAGCGTCGGATCGCTTACATGATCTCTGGTACGCTGATCGCTATCAGCTTGGTATCTTTCGTTACTCGCGGCTTTGAACTAGGTGTAGACTTCAAAGGAGGTTACAACTACAACATCGCCTTTGACGAAGGTGTCGATGTTAATATTGAAGGCCTGCGCGACAACCTCGCTACTGCTTTTGGTGGTAAGACACCCATCGTTAAAGAAGTTGCCGGTGTGAATACCTTCAACGTGGTAACCGACTACTTGATTGATGCTCAATTCGACCCTGAAGCTTACGCAAACGATGAGGAAAGAAATGCTAACAAGCCAGAAACCCTGGTGATGAAAGCATTGCACCAAGGTGTCGTCAGCACCATAGGTAAGGATATTTCTTTTGATCAATTCAGCAATGCCGGCGGTGTGGGTACCCACATTACCAGCTTTAGCAAAGTAGGTCCAACCATTGCGGATGACATCACCCGTAGTGCGATTTACGCGGCCATTTTTGCTTTATTACTGATCTTCCTCTACATCTTTATCCGCTTTAGCAAGTGGCAGTACTCACTGGGTGCCGTAGCAGCTTTGTTCCACGATACCTTGATTACTTTGGGTATCTTCTCTTTGGGACATGGTCTCCTTGGCTTCAGTATGGAAATTGACCAACCCTTTATCGCTGCGATCCTGACCGTAATTGGTTACTCGATCAATGATACCGTAGTTGTATTTGACCGTATCCGGGAATACCTCAATACCTACACCAGTGGAGATAAGACATCTGTGATCAACGCTGCCGTCAACAGCACGGTAAGCCGTACGATCATCACGTCTTTGACTACCCTATTCGGTGTATTGGTACTCTTCCTGTTTGGTGGAGCCAGCATCAAAGGTTTTGCTTTTGCCATTCTGGTAGGGGTAATTGTAGGTACTTACTCATCGATCTTCGTAGCCACACCGATGGTACACGATTTATCGAATGACTTATTTGTAAAGAAAGCTGATGACGGACGCCGGAGTTTCTCTCGCGCTGGGAAGGAAGCTTAA
- a CDS encoding phosphotransferase, which translates to MKDYFRSVILQKTGASSLFEKEMIQELWSGYGKIMRVGLEHAAVKSVVVKHVQLPMQKHHPRGWNTDIGHQRKVKSYQVETKWYATYSKSSTARLPRCLAIETQADEVMMVLEDLDEAGYPLRKTVVNWDEIAACLAWLAQFHASYLGKTPNGLWQVGTYWHLETRPQEWAVLRDQSLKEAAAAIDKKLNSCVYKTFVHGDAKLANFCFAHDGKVAGVDFQYVGGGCGMKDVAYFIGSCLNESACERLEAQILDTYFDCLQKEMKERNEALETEWRSLYRVAWADFHRFIKGWSPGHWKINSYSERVTAEVIKHL; encoded by the coding sequence ATGAAGGACTATTTCAGATCGGTCATTCTACAAAAAACAGGGGCTTCCTCTTTATTTGAAAAAGAGATGATCCAGGAATTGTGGAGTGGGTACGGTAAAATTATGCGGGTCGGATTGGAGCATGCTGCGGTCAAGAGTGTTGTGGTCAAGCATGTACAGTTGCCGATGCAAAAACATCATCCCCGCGGGTGGAATACGGATATTGGTCATCAGCGAAAAGTGAAGTCTTACCAAGTAGAAACCAAGTGGTACGCTACCTACAGCAAAAGTAGTACTGCCCGCTTGCCTCGGTGCCTAGCCATTGAGACACAGGCAGATGAGGTAATGATGGTGCTGGAAGATTTGGATGAGGCGGGTTATCCTCTACGCAAGACGGTGGTAAACTGGGACGAAATAGCAGCGTGTTTGGCATGGTTGGCGCAATTTCACGCAAGCTACCTGGGAAAAACACCCAATGGATTGTGGCAGGTGGGTACCTATTGGCATTTGGAGACCAGGCCTCAGGAATGGGCCGTATTGCGTGACCAAAGCCTGAAGGAGGCGGCGGCGGCCATTGATAAAAAACTGAACAGCTGTGTGTACAAAACATTCGTTCATGGCGATGCCAAGCTGGCCAACTTCTGCTTTGCTCATGACGGGAAGGTTGCCGGGGTTGATTTTCAGTACGTAGGTGGCGGCTGTGGTATGAAAGACGTGGCCTATTTTATAGGAAGCTGCCTGAACGAAAGTGCGTGTGAACGCCTGGAAGCACAAATTCTGGATACCTATTTTGATTGCTTGCAAAAGGAAATGAAGGAACGAAATGAAGCCCTGGAAACAGAATGGCGATCGCTGTATAGGGTAGCCTGGGCCGACTTTCATCGCTTTATCAAGGGGTGGAGTCCGGGACATTGGAAGATCAATAGTTATAGCGAACGCGTCACCGCTGAGGTAATCAAGCATCTGTAG
- a CDS encoding 3'(2'),5'-bisphosphate nucleotidase CysQ yields the protein MNLSALSNIAIEAALSAGAIIQQHLHEDITVEQKKGGTSYASQVVTAVDKACEAAIFAHLRPTCNAFDLALLSEETEDDGSRFEKDFFWCIDPMDGTLAFIHKHPGFSVSIALIAKDGTPYIGVVFDPSTNTLYHAVKGHGAFKNGNPWVIKSRNNYLTYVTDRKLRDTPRASEIEALLSAHIAELELNGMKEIAGAGTVLNAILVLENGPACMLKLPKKATGGGSTWDYAATACIYQELGLAATNFEGGRLDLNRKESTFMNHEGILYANLTFRKKADNPQE from the coding sequence ATGAACCTATCAGCACTTAGCAACATAGCAATCGAGGCGGCGCTTTCCGCAGGAGCGATCATTCAGCAACACCTGCATGAAGACATTACGGTGGAGCAAAAGAAAGGAGGGACAAGCTACGCCTCGCAAGTGGTCACCGCAGTAGACAAAGCCTGTGAGGCAGCCATTTTCGCGCATCTACGGCCTACTTGTAATGCATTTGATTTGGCGCTTTTATCGGAAGAGACGGAAGATGATGGTAGCCGATTTGAAAAGGATTTTTTTTGGTGCATTGATCCGATGGACGGAACGCTTGCTTTTATCCATAAACACCCGGGCTTTTCGGTTTCGATTGCTTTAATAGCAAAAGACGGGACACCTTATATAGGTGTCGTGTTTGATCCCAGCACCAATACACTTTATCATGCGGTGAAAGGACATGGTGCCTTCAAAAATGGTAATCCTTGGGTTATAAAGTCCCGCAATAATTATCTGACCTACGTAACCGATAGAAAGTTGAGGGACACCCCGCGTGCCTCCGAAATTGAAGCGTTGCTGAGTGCGCATATCGCTGAGCTGGAGCTGAATGGAATGAAAGAAATTGCAGGTGCTGGCACCGTATTGAATGCCATCCTAGTACTGGAAAATGGCCCTGCCTGTATGTTGAAGCTTCCGAAAAAAGCAACTGGAGGAGGGAGCACCTGGGACTATGCTGCTACGGCCTGTATCTACCAGGAATTGGGCTTGGCGGCAACAAATTTTGAAGGAGGGAGATTGGATCTGAACAGAAAAGAGAGCACTTTCATGAACCATGAAGGCATTTTATATGCTAATTTGACTTTCCGTAAGAAAGCAGATAATCCGCAAGAGTAG